The proteins below are encoded in one region of Deltaproteobacteria bacterium:
- a CDS encoding AbrB/MazE/SpoVT family DNA-binding domain-containing protein has protein sequence MLLHVDSRKRITIPNDANLRPGDTVELEILSDGRLVLVPVATIPKHQLWAWTPENRKAVSDSLRDPRPSIVLESKEEAEALAKRWDGED, from the coding sequence ATGCTTTTGCACGTCGATTCGAGAAAGCGGATCACGATCCCCAACGATGCGAACCTGAGGCCGGGGGACACGGTGGAACTGGAAATTCTTTCGGACGGCCGCTTGGTCCTCGTGCCCGTGGCGACGATCCCGAAGCACCAACTCTGGGCGTGGACGCCGGAGAACCGCAAGGCCGTGTCCGATTCCCTGAGAGACCCTCGCCCGTCCATCGTTCTGGAGTCGAAGGAGGAAGCGGAGGCGCTCGCCAAACGGTGGGACGGTGAGGATTGA
- a CDS encoding nucleotidyltransferase domain-containing protein, with product MEPTAAAIEKIVRAIVDEVRPIRVILFGSIARGESRASSDVDLLVVVPEGSHRRQMARRLYKAVSGGGVPFDLVIATEGDIDRYGDRIGLVYRTALAEGRVLYAA from the coding sequence ATGGAACCGACAGCGGCAGCGATCGAAAAGATCGTACGGGCGATCGTCGACGAGGTCCGCCCCATCCGGGTGATCCTGTTCGGCTCGATTGCCCGGGGGGAATCCCGTGCTTCCAGCGATGTGGATCTTCTCGTCGTCGTACCCGAGGGGAGCCATCGGCGGCAGATGGCGCGGCGTCTCTATAAGGCCGTATCCGGCGGAGGAGTCCCGTTCGACCTGGTGATCGCGACCGAAGGAGACATCGACCGCTACGGCGACCGGATCGGTCTCGTTTACCGAACAGCTTTGGCGGAGGGACGGGTGCTTTATGCCGCCTGA
- a CDS encoding HEPN domain-containing protein, whose translation MPPDPGTPADWLRHARSDLSLARKAGDPDTLLETLCFHAQQATEKCFKAILVSRGIPPPATHNLKTLIEKFPPDLGVPADVADAIALTDYAVTTRYPGVYEEVGEDEYRDALRMAERVMAWVESVT comes from the coding sequence ATGCCGCCTGATCCCGGGACCCCTGCGGACTGGCTCCGTCATGCCCGGTCCGACCTGAGCCTTGCCCGCAAAGCGGGTGATCCCGACACGCTCCTCGAAACTCTCTGCTTTCACGCCCAGCAGGCGACGGAAAAATGTTTCAAGGCGATCCTCGTGTCGCGTGGTATCCCGCCACCGGCGACCCACAATCTGAAGACCCTCATCGAGAAGTTCCCTCCGGATCTCGGCGTTCCGGCCGATGTCGCCGACGCCATCGCCCTCACGGACTACGCCGTTACGACACGATATCCAGGCGTATACGAAGAGGTGGGGGAGGATGAGTATCGGGATGCCCTCAGGATGGCGGAACGCGTCATGGCATGGGTCGAGAGTGTCACCTGA
- a CDS encoding DUF4258 domain-containing protein — MTAGVRIEGNGPGQQNDPFGGCVTKPIIFSQHALDNMLDRGTSKEEVELAIRTGECFPAKKGRLSFRKNFNYNATWKGKSYQIKQVMPIVAEEYEIFVVVTVYVYFFGGVK; from the coding sequence GTGACGGCCGGCGTGCGGATAGAGGGTAATGGGCCAGGACAGCAAAATGATCCCTTTGGTGGTTGTGTGACCAAACCCATAATATTCTCACAGCATGCCCTCGATAATATGCTTGATAGAGGGACATCAAAAGAAGAGGTTGAATTAGCGATAAGGACGGGAGAATGTTTTCCTGCCAAAAAAGGAAGATTGTCCTTCCGTAAGAATTTTAACTATAATGCCACGTGGAAAGGGAAGTCCTATCAGATTAAACAGGTAATGCCTATTGTGGCTGAAGAATACGAGATATTTGTGGTTGTAACAGTATATGTATATTTCTTTGGAGGTGTGAAATGA